TTCTCGCCCAGCGCGTGGTTTACGCCATCATCATCGATCGACTGGCCGGTAGGGTTGGCGGTACGCGATTGGCTCCACGGGGTGTAGGCAACCAGGTCATCGTTGTCTACCACGGCGTAGTTGGCATAGACGCGTACGGCCTTGTCCAGCTTGTGCTCGACACCCACGACCCACATGGTGGCATCACGGTCCCTGGCATCGTTGTTGTGGGTCATCCAGGTGGCTTTCAGCGCGGTGTTCTTGGCAACGGCGAATTCGCCACCCAGACCATAGACGTCGAAAGTCCCCTGATCACGTTGAGCGGAGGTGGTGGTGCTGACGCCTTCGAAATCAGTGGTCTGGTAGAAACCGACCAGCTTGAAGTTGTCGACGATCTTGTAGGCGACAGCGGCGCGAATGGAGTCGGCCTCGCCACGCAGGGTGTCTTCTTCGACCTTCTCGTAGGCCAGGGAGGCTTCCAGCGGGCCGCCGAGGTAGTTCAGCGAGGTGCTGAAGGCGTCGCTGTCTTCGTTGTTGCCGGTGTCGGTGATGTTCAGCGACTGGCCCTGGTACATCGAGTAAGCCACTTTGACGTTGAAACCGGAGAAATCCGGAGTGGTGTACTGGATGGTGTTGTCATAACGCTCGTCGAGGCGGCCGGAGGTGACGCGGGCGAGGTTGTTCATGTCGCCGACCTGGTCACCGAACAGGTTGAACGGGCCGCGGGCCACCTTGAACGGGCTGTCGAAACGGCCAACCTGAATGGCGCCGAAGTTGCCGCCCAGGCCAACGAAGGTGTCACGGGTAGCGAAGCTGGTGCCACCGCTGGAGGAGCCGGTGGTGAAGTTGATCTGTTGTTCGATCTGGAAGAAGGCTTTCAGATCCGGGTTGATTTCATGGTCGCCTTTGAAGCCCAGACGCGAGGAGTTGCTCGACAGGTTGGTTTCGGAGTAACGGGCACCGTCATCGAGGTAGTCAACCGATACGTGCGCACGGCCGTAGATGCTCACGTCTGCCATTGCCACAGCAGGTACCGACAGGGCAGCACCAACAGCAACCGCAATCAACTTCATCTTCATTGAAAAAAGCTCCTTCGTTTATGAAACGCCGTCAGTGCCGGTGGCATGACATCGTCGGTTTGGACGGAGGCGATTATGGAAACCGGATGTGACAGAAGGCTTGCTGTGGCGTGACATTTTCAAGTCTGCGGAACTTTTTTAAAATCAGACGGTTGCGCTGGATATGAGGGTCTTTTGGCTGGGGCCGGCAGGGGGGCGAAGAGGGCGTAATTACGCGGCCGAACCTTATAGGGTGATTATTAAAGTTTGAGGATGACGGCGGTTGTGGTCGCCAGTAGGCAGCGGCATCATGCTTTGGCTTGCCCTCGCTGGCGCGCTTGCAGAGCCGCAACCTGCCCTGGATATTCCCTGCTGGAGCCTTGCCATGACCCTTGTTCTCGCCGAGTCCTTGAATGGCGTGCCGGCTGCGAGTTGGGACACGCTGTTGTCGAGTGATCAACCGTTTCTGCGCCATTCCTTTCTGGCCAGCCTGGAGGACAGCGGCAGCGTTGGTGGGCGTAGCGGCTGGCAGGCGGCCCATCAGGTGCTGCTCGGTGATGACGGCCAGCCGCAGGCGGCGCTGCCGGCCTACGTCAAACACCACTCCCAGGGCGAATACGTGTTCGATCACGGCTGGGCCGACGCCTGCCGCCGCGCCGGGATTGCCTATTACCCCAAGCTGCTCGGCGCCATTCCGTTTTCGCCGGTGACGGGCCAGCGCCTGCTGGGTTCGCCCGAGGCAGCAGGGCAGTTGCTCGATGGCGTCACGGCGACGCTCGAGGAGCAGGGGCTCTCCAGCCTGCACGTGAATTTCACCGATGTTGCCGGCGACCAGGCGCTGCAAGGTCGGGCCGGCTGGCTGCAGCGCCTGGGCTGCCAGTTCCACTGGCATAACCGCGGCTATCGGGATTTTCAGGATTTCCTCGATACCCTGAGCTCGCGCAAGCGCAAGCAGATGCGCAAGGAGCGTGAGCTGGTGGCGGGGCAGGGCATCGCGTTCGACTGGCGCGAGGGGCACCAATTGAGCGAAGCGGAGTGGGATTTCGTCTACCACTGTTACGCCAATACCTACCACCTGCGTGGCCAGCGGCCTTACCTGACCCGGGAGTTCTTCAGCCTGCTGGCCGAGCGCATGCCCGAGGCGATTCGTGTGGTGCTGGCCTGCCGCGCTGTACAGCCGGTGGCCATGGCCTTCAGCCTGCAGGGCGGTGGCAGCCTGTATGGGCGCTACTGGGGTTGCCTGGCCGAGTTCGACCGGCTGCATTTCGAGACCTGTTTCTATCAGGGCATGGAGCAGGCGATCGCGCAGGGGGTGCAGCGCTTCGATGCCGGTGCCCAGGGCGAGCACAAGCTGATTCGCGGCTTCGAGCCGACCCTCACCCACTCCTGGCACTACCTGGTGCATGAGGGCTTGCGTGATGCGGTGGCTGGGTTTCTGCAGGAGGAGCGGCTGGGGGTGCTGGCCTATGCCGAACAGGCACGGGAAATGTTGCCTTACCGGCAGGCGTGAGCGGCGCGCTGCGGTCGCCCGCAGCGTGCAGCATGCGTCCGATCAACCATCGTAACGGCCGCCCCACTCGAGGAAACGCATCTTGTGGGTTTCGCCCTGGCTGTCGGTGTAGACCATGATCACCGGCACGACGCCTCGCTTGTCGGAAACGTCGGTGCGGTACAGCACCTTCTGTACATCGACTTTCATGCCGTAGTGATAATCCTCGGTCGGCAGGCCGGCACCCGGTTTGTTCTGGATATCGGCGGCGAACACGGCGGGGGCGAGACTGGAGAGCAGGGCGGTGATAGCGGTTGCGACTTTCATGATGGAGTCCTCGATGGTTCGATGACCGGCAATCGCATCGACCCATTCGATTGCGTTGCCTGGTGGACTCATATGACCAGCAAAGCCGAAGCGGCGGAAATTGATGGTCTCGTTAGTGGGTATCATGAAAATTGATATCTGTTAGCTAGCTAACTAGTTTGCCGCTGCCAGCCGCGCCGGGCGAGAGCCCACCCGGTTTCAGTCGACGCCGACGAAGCCGCCGGTCTGGTGCTGCCACAGGCGCGCATACAGGCCACCGCGGGCGATCAGCTCGGCGTGGGTACCGGTCTCGATCACCTGGCCCTTGTCGATCACCACCAGGCGATCCATGCGCGCGATGGTCGACAGGCGGTGGGCGATGGCGATCACCGTCTTGCCGTCCATCAGGCTGTCCAGGCTTTCCTGGATCGCCGATTCGACTTCCGAGTCCAGGGCCGAGGTGGCTTCGTCGAGCACCAGAATCGGCGCGTCCTTGAGCAGCACCCGGGCGATGGCGATGCGCTGGCGCTGGCCACCGGAGAGCTTGACGCCGCGCTCGCCCACCTGGGCCTCGAAGCCCTGCCCGCCCTGGCTGTCGTCGAGGGTGGCGATAAAGCCATCGGCGCGGGCCTTGCGGGCGGCGGCCCAGAGCTCCTCATCGCTGGCCTCGGGGCGGCCGTAGCGCAGGTTGTCGCGGATCGAGCGGTGCAGCAGGGAGGTGTCCTGGGTGACCACGCCGATATTGGCGCGCAGGCTTTCCTGGCTGACCTCGGCGATGTCCTGGCCGTCGATGAGGATGCGCCCGCTCTCCAGGTCGTAGAGGCGCAGCAGCAGGTTGACCAGGGTCGACTTGCCGGCGCCGGAGGGACCGACCAGGCCGATCTTCTCGCCGGGACCAATCGCGATGTTCAGGCCGCTG
Above is a genomic segment from Pseudomonas argentinensis containing:
- a CDS encoding porin translates to MKMKLIAVAVGAALSVPAVAMADVSIYGRAHVSVDYLDDGARYSETNLSSNSSRLGFKGDHEINPDLKAFFQIEQQINFTTGSSSGGTSFATRDTFVGLGGNFGAIQVGRFDSPFKVARGPFNLFGDQVGDMNNLARVTSGRLDERYDNTIQYTTPDFSGFNVKVAYSMYQGQSLNITDTGNNEDSDAFSTSLNYLGGPLEASLAYEKVEEDTLRGEADSIRAAVAYKIVDNFKLVGFYQTTDFEGVSTTTSAQRDQGTFDVYGLGGEFAVAKNTALKATWMTHNNDARDRDATMWVVGVEHKLDKAVRVYANYAVVDNDDLVAYTPWSQSRTANPTGQSIDDDGVNHALGEKASGFTVGLRYDF
- a CDS encoding GNAT family N-acetyltransferase; its protein translation is MTLVLAESLNGVPAASWDTLLSSDQPFLRHSFLASLEDSGSVGGRSGWQAAHQVLLGDDGQPQAALPAYVKHHSQGEYVFDHGWADACRRAGIAYYPKLLGAIPFSPVTGQRLLGSPEAAGQLLDGVTATLEEQGLSSLHVNFTDVAGDQALQGRAGWLQRLGCQFHWHNRGYRDFQDFLDTLSSRKRKQMRKERELVAGQGIAFDWREGHQLSEAEWDFVYHCYANTYHLRGQRPYLTREFFSLLAERMPEAIRVVLACRAVQPVAMAFSLQGGGSLYGRYWGCLAEFDRLHFETCFYQGMEQAIAQGVQRFDAGAQGEHKLIRGFEPTLTHSWHYLVHEGLRDAVAGFLQEERLGVLAYAEQAREMLPYRQA
- a CDS encoding DUF2790 domain-containing protein gives rise to the protein MKVATAITALLSSLAPAVFAADIQNKPGAGLPTEDYHYGMKVDVQKVLYRTDVSDKRGVVPVIMVYTDSQGETHKMRFLEWGGRYDG